TGATCTGTGCCAAAAGCATGACAGTTTTCACAATTTTAGACAACcattatttacttatttattttttagaataagCTTGGTGGCTTCATTTTTTGTGATAAATTCAAAGTATTTCTCCACTCAAGTGACAAGGAAGGTGCAAACCAGCATtctgaaatcccttcaacaaattTCGAAAACCATTTCTAATTATTATTCATCTTATaagttgaatatttttttttcaaacaatatatgcatgcatgcatgtgcgcACATGGGCAAAATCATTAACCATTATTAAAGTATTTGGCTTCCAAATAAAAATTCAGAGTTTTTAATCTAGTTTTGGATAATTTGCCACGAGTTGTTATAGGAAAGAAGAATGCGACAAATACCGTGCGTGTTTAATACGTGTGGAGAAGATTTTCTTTGGATGCATGAAATTACTCCTACATTGGCTCTCACTGCATGATCTTTTTGTCGCTTTTGACGGACCAATCTATCTTTGCAACATGCATTGCACAGAATTGATTCTAGACAAGGCAATCTTTATGCTATAATATGAGTTATTAGTTTAATGGAGTAAGAtctagattaaaaataaaaaaaaaaagatgaagatctGGGCAAGGAACAAATATTTAGGGGTCAATGAGGTGAGGGAACTTCGGTTGGGCCCTACAATGGGGGGGTGGGGGGAATTAAGTGGGGAGTTAATAAAACAATGGGATGGTTCCAAAGGCATTGCACTACTCGCCCGCATATAGAAAATATATTCcccattattaaaaaaaaaaaaaaaaaagcgagagAGAGGTTGTAGCTCGTAGGAGATGTGAAGGTTGATGTAGAAATAATGGAGAATTTTGGTATTCAATGGCTTCAAGGAACCGGCAGAAGGAAGGGTGTCTCCCTTTGTACATCATCTCTTGCCGTGACGGGGGAAGCCATGTCATTATTTTAATCCCCAAAGCAGAGACTACTATGGCTTGCCTCAGCCCTTATAATAGCCAACAAGGGCCCTGAGGTTACTTGGGTCCGGGGTTTGGGGAGTAGGGCACTGCTTTCCCTTTTGTTTATTGATTGTTTTCACTGCTTCCAAGTTTAGATGTTTTGTCCAAACCCCACTTTAAAAGGGATATATATTGTTGTTAAAGGCACTGACTCCAGTAACTTTGCAAGTTGTTATATAGTATGGTGTTGCATCTTTGAAAAAAGTTATGGGAGCTATCATCATGGTGAGAACCCAAATGATAGAAAGCACTTGAAATGCACTCATGGATTAAATATAGTTGATTTGTGTTCCTTATCCTCTGGTGAAACCACAATCCAACTGAAGAGGAATGGTTGTTGATGCTTGGTGGAGGCCATGAACTCTCATGATAGCAGCGACAAGTACTGCAAAAACAAGCTAATTCAGGTCAAATCAATGGAAACTCGCACTacttctgtatttttttttttggaaagcaACTTGCACGCtttacccccccccccccaaaaaaaaaaaaacttgcactGCTTTTAAAAACATGACATAGGTTTAATGAATCCTCAAAAGATCTTGCACAGTGAAAAATAATTGTGCAGGGTTTCTGTTCAGTATTTATGTACAGGCTGTGGTAACATACATATCTTTACTTCTTAATCAGAACTCCATTTTTCCTATTTTATAAAAGAATGGTTAAAATCTGAGAAAGTTAAGATAAATCTTGTATAAAATATACTATAAATATTCcattcattttttatatttgatttcaagtttattaaaatagagttttaatatttttacaaTGTTGCCAATTTTGAAGAGTGGTGAAACCATTCTGTGTCACTTCTCTGTTTGTTTGCTCCCTTTACATTATTTCAGCTCTAACAACATCTGGGTCGCAGTTTGCCTTCCTTTtccacaaaataataataataataataataataataataataataataataataataataataataataataataataataataataaaaaactaTATTACCATGATGtcgtgataaaaataaaaataaataaccttTAAGATCCTCTTATCTTCTTATTGCTGTTGTTACTGTTTTAAAAATAGCTTTCTTCACTCATTTTTCCAAAAGTTTGCTTCTCAATTTCAAACTTGATGTAGAACATTCTCTATACTGCTATACATAGTTGATAGGTTGGGAAATGAATTTGAGAAACACTACAAGAAATGAAAGTAAGACATGATTAATAACAATTTACAAAATTTAGGAAATAGAAAATATTTAAAACTATAAATAAAATTTGTATATTAAGTatcgaaaaaaattattttgtaaaatttaacaaaatattaaaaactatATCATAGTCAATATCCTCCCTCTTCCATCTccttaaaaatcttcaaaaaaaaaaaagcgaaatCCAAGGGtatactaaatttaattaaatttaaaatataacttTTAATAAGGTCATTATCTTACTTTTTCCCCATAGACATTGAATGATGGGACTCAGCCAATGCCTTTTGATTAGCCTATAAAAACAACCATCCTGAGCAATCAACCAAAGGGAAATGCAAAGTAGGTGGATGTGGGATTCCTTTTGTTGGAAATTTTAGGTTATGAACCATGTTCACTATGTGGTCCATTATCTAGGCTTATAGGCTGGTTGCATCATGTCTCATCTAACAAAAGCTGTGCTTCAGATTGGGTTCAAGTTCCCTAAAGAAGGCAAGATGAAGTAAGTAGCCAACTCTAAGCTGACTTTTAAGTGTAATTATGATAGGGACCAATAATAATGGGTATGTCAATCAACTGGAACATGAACAACAATGTTGACAAATTTCTGTGTTTTTCCTGCTTAGGTCTCCAAGTTTACTGATATCTTGCAAaaataattaaaacatgacaaGTCTTAAaacaaatatatttatattgataatatttttctttattgttGGCATATAATTCTGATAAAATGAATTTTTAGAATGTTTAGTCACCATCAAAAATGGAAAAAGAAACCATCTAAGACTCTGATATCCACAGTCGTGCTGGTCCTTGCTTCCAATTTTGATCCAAGGACTCGTGGGAAACCAAAGAAAAGCCGAATTGGAAAGTTTCCATTGATTCTTTGTTGCTGATAAGAACACAGAaacaaaatttttctttccttttttggaGAAAAACAGGTCATTGATTCAAATATATGGTACACAGAAGTTTCTGCCAAAACAAATCCAAGCATGACATATGTTAATCAAGGTGGAGGCTCAAAAGCATCAATACGGGCTCCAGCAAATGTGTTTCAGACTTTTAGTGTGGTTTAAATGGTCCAGAGATGAGATTTTCTTCTGAGAATAGATTGATGAATATCTGTGATTAACTTGTGTAGTGTTCTCAATCCACTCAATtcaaatcttttaaaaaaaatttaaaaaaaattgctaaaaataaagtctaagtcttctttttaaattaaaatatatggtttctatttataataatgaggttcatctttatacaattcaaattagatttttctttttctttgaatatgaGTAACTTTTCAAAATTAGATATGACCAgtataaataaacataaaaatgctAAAATCCTACAAGAGATAGATCTTGACTCCAATATTAACTATGCTTTCCATCGATCTAGATTATTCTTTTTGGATTGGAGAGTATactcgatctaaattttttctgaaggaaaatatgattttatttattttgaagcCCAAATAATAGAATTTGGACCTAATTGCTAACTACACAACCCTTTTTAATAGCAGTCCCACGTCATAGATCTTGAAAAGTAATCTGATTTGAGAAAAAGATTATTCGATTAGGTGTCATATGATCAAGTACGTTAGGATCCTCAGAAATTTGGCAAACGATTTAGCATTCCGATACGGTAGATCTCATTTTTGAATTATGTCCATCTCTATTTGTAATAGTCAAAAtgatacatataaaatctgatgatTTTTCTAGATCAAGTGGAGACAAATAGGTGTGTCCTAAGTGGTGCAAGTCCTAACCCTCCTTGTCCCCTTCTAATTGCTGAAGAGGCAATGAGTCATGAAATGACACCTTTCATGTGGGAACAAACAAAGCCCTGAAGACAAGCTGACTGCTGACCTGAAGTGCTTGGATTCTTCTTCTTTTATATTATCGAGAATAACCTCTGTTGACAAGCTTGTTTGGCCTTCTTCATAAGAACTGTCATTCGAACTCAAAGGCATGGAAGCCTTTTGTTGTACTTTCTGTATTCCTCTTGGAAAGCTACATTGAGCCTTACAAGGAGGGTTGGTGAGCCGTCCACGGCTCAAGTGCCCAATAAGGAATCCCAACATATTGGTTGTTAGATGGTAAATGAATATGGAGTTGGATATGAATGCTGATTCGCACATGTTTTGAGGAATTAAAGATTGCAAGTAGAAGGAATCGGGAAACAGTACAGCATCAACTTCGATTAGTAGAAAGCTTCAATTAATTACTTCTTCCTATGCTTTATAAGCTACTACTCCAAGTTCCTCCTTCAAAATGCTATTGAAGTTTAAGCATGCTTTCCAAAACTATGTCTCCATTAAATAAATTGGGCATGAAACTACTTgagcaattttttttcttttgaactgTCGATGCAAAAATCCTCTTACATGCGCTTTTGACTTTTGAGCAACATTTCATGACTAGCAGGATACTAAAAATCGGACCTTTGCGTACTAATCCTTCTACATCTCTACATAATTGTTATCTATTTTCTCTATGAAGTGATGAAAGATTATAATTCTTGGAGTCTCCTGCATATTCTTCTAGCATGGAGGAATCCGACTAGAAGTCATGTTGCAATGCCTATGTATAATTTTCTTGTGCACGTGTAATAGTTCCAGTCATTAATGTAAGGATCGAATAAGATAAAGGTAGATGCAATCTATCTAGTATTTGTTTAAGAAACTTATGAGTGTATTTCTAAGTATGCCCACATTGATGTTGGTTGGAAATAGGCTGAGCATAGGCCAGCTTGATTCTTATCTGTCTTGGTGCAAGTAGTTATATATCTATAGGAATCGGCACATGGGGATGGCAGATAAGCATTTAATCCTGCATGTTAAATGAAATAGTTCAAAATGGTCTGAAGACCAATGCATCTTGAAACAAATGTTATGGCCAATATGTTTATCTTCATATTGTCGTAGATCTCGCTGCATAGAGCATACTTCTTTGAGGCAGTTGCTACAAATTTAGACTGTAGCAAGTGGGTTATTGCGCATGGTCGACGAGTTTATCTTAATTGTTCCCAAGAAATGTGTTTATCTTTATGCTCTAGTTATGTTGTAGGTCATGTGGGATTAAGCTGCGATCGATAAGGGACTAACCTGCACAATTTGGCTCACTTCCATTTGGCCTAGATCGTAATAATCTGATAACAATCTGAAATAAGCCTAATAAGAAAAACTAACAACCCAGTATAGAGAAAACTAAGGAAATCAGTTAATAAACCGCATTTGGACCAAAGAGATACGAATTTCGTGTCCCAAAAAACAGGCCAGAGCCCTCTCACACCGAAGCCAAGCCCAAAAGTTTTGGTAGAAGCTATCAAAATGTTGTCTGAACCCATCTTCAGAAGCTACATGGAGAAACTTTATTGTCTTTAAGAAAACTAGAAGCAAAAAAGAAATTCATTAAGAAAACATTTTCGCTGGAGAATTATTTCTTGAGAAATATGCAAGCCTCCATGCATGACCATGCATCAAGATTTAGCCGTTGGTAGCTAGGGCAGTTAGTAATTGGATATTAAGTCCCAGTGATTCTTATGTCTTTCTTGAGTTCTATCATTAGACTTTAAGGTTCATGCGGTGGATGAATTTGATGTGTAAGAAACTAGGAAATTCTTCTTAAAATATAGATCGACTTATTCATATTTCTCTGAAGAAAAAGTTATACAAGGGATCATGAACACACAAAACTCTATTAATTTTTGATCGAAAAATGCTATCCTTTGCCATGCACTCCGCTGTCGACCACGTTTTATCCATCATCTCATGCAGCCGCTAACGAGGCATCTGATGCTTCAACAACAACCCctcatggatcatatcaaaccTCAATTCCCCCTCGCCATATCCTGCACAGTGAATAGAAGGGTGAATCAAGTGTTGTGGCATAGCATTACCCTCCATGCGTAGCAACGAGCAAGCTTTGTACTGGGCCATTAGCAGCCCAGGCTTGGCCTCTATATAAATGGGGAAACCTAAACACTTTCCCAGCCTGTAGAAGAAGTTAGTACGCCCAAACTTGGTTCGGCCATGAAACAAGGATTATGCTGGGCTTAGCTCATTTTATCTCATTAGTTATTAAATGGATTTTTCAATGATCTGGATCTGCTGGATCTAGTGTTGTCCTTATTTCTGTTACATAGAATGgctactttttttagtttatgcgTGTGCCGATCCTAGACTACGATTTAGACCTAATTTTCATTCGAAGAGACCTCTAAACCGGATGATGAACTAGTCCTGGAAATAGAGATCCCAGCTCTCTCTTGCTCCTGATCCTATTATAGAGGGACCAATCGTGGAGGATGGAAATCCTATCAAATTtatgctggtgaacaaaatcacaCATAGTATGGTTATCTTCTTTTAGGCAACCCGACTTAGATTTCTCAAGAGTTAGCCTTTATAATTTATCTCCTTCTACCTCCTTATGAACCGATCACTTGGTGATGCAAGGAATCCATAGTTTTACTTGGTGAATTTCAGGTGTAAAGAAATGAAGTCCTTTTCTGCTTAAAAAGGAACCCAAATAGAAGGCCCATGCCATGACTCAACAACTTATACTTGTTCCAACTATAAAAACTATCataatcttttctcttttttctttggtctacatacatatataatttgtaccaaaaaagataaaagagtTCCTGCCTCACAACCAAATTTGTGTAATAATACGAACACAAGAAAGTGAGCGTTACTGCACCACAACTCTGCATAGGGAGAGCCAGACCAAACCACCAATCGATCCCAGTGTTCCACTACGTTTTTTCTGCAGCCAAAGAGTGGATGGATACCAAGAAAAAGACAAGCAAGGCCTGATCAAAGAGATGAGGAgaataaagaaagaagagagagagagagagagagggaaacgTTGTTTGTTTACAAGCCCAAGGCACCCAGAGGGGTCTTCCCCTGGGCAGCCTCAAAGTAGAAGATAAGCATGGCTAGCATGGCGATCCTTGCATGCTTGATCTCTGCCACCTTGAGCCTCTCGAGCTTCTCGACATCCGGCACGTAGACGCCATCCTTGATGGTGCCTGCGAGGGACAAGGGGTCGAAGAACTTGCCGCCGGGGTATCCCTGGTCGCCAGTGGCGTTGGCGAAGTTCTCGGCGGTGCGAGACCAGGGGGTGGCCCACTCCACGGACTGGGACTCCGGGTTGAAGAAGTCGACCCAGCGCTTGGACTCGACCCACCCCATGAGGAGGAGCTGGGTCCCGAGGAGGGACCCGAAGGAGAAGGGGGCGATGGCGCCCGGGTCGGCGCCGGCCTCGAACCAGGGGACGCCGCTCCACGCCTGGCCGACGAAGATGCCCACCACGGCGGCCATGGCCCACCGCCCGTGGATCAGCTCCGCCTCCCGGTACCACTTTAGGAACGCCGGGTCCTTCCCCAACCCCAGCGGGTCGAATCCGTAGTCACCCGGCAGCCTGCATGCATGCATCCATACTTCTGAGTTTTACCTCCAAATCATCAAACAATTAAATTGGTTGGGGAATTCTCCAATTTTAGCTCCTGATAtcttttctccatttttttttgttcttttcatCTTTTCTCCATAAAAGAGAGAGATGGGGATGAAACTAGAAACAGAATTATAAGTTATGAAGAATAGTTTCTTAATTGTTATGATATAgatacatgttttttttttttgataaaaaaatctaaCAAAGTATAGTAATGTATGCATATTAAAATTTACACATATATCTGACTAGCTAATTATATATATCCTTCACAAAATTTATGATCAAGGTCTGTTTCTTAGGACTGGATAACAATTGTAAGCATAGATATATACAAAGTGATCACAACACTTACGAGCCATCGAGCCATTCAGGGTCGATTAAGTTGCCACCACCCTTTACGAAAGGTATCCATGACTTCTTAGGTGCGGCGGCGGCGACGACGAGCAACCTCCGGGATGAACCGGTGACGGCAGACTTGCCACCAATGGCAGCATTCAAAAGAGTGCGGCCAGTACTCCTCGAGCCAGAGAGGAAGGGAGTGGATAGGCCCTGGACAACTACAGCAGAGGTGGAAGCCATTGCCATCGCTCCTCTTCTATGCGTAACAaagcccttttttttttggttgtcaggccttaggtctctctctctctctagctggTGGGCGGTATAATTGTTATACCGTAGCGTGATTTGGGAAATGAGGTTGGAGAAGGATCCCGGAAATCTGGAGAACGAGGAGGGTAGATTGCTGACCCATGGAAAGAAGTTCTCCAtccatttcttcagctatctgcCTTACACGTGGATAGTGCAATGCCCTCTTACTGGCTGATTTTTTATTAGGTATGTTCTGGATGGTAGATGGTAAACATCCAAAGACGCAAGTGGGCTGTTTGGCCCGTTGGGTCGAATTGCGAGAAAccgtaaaaaattttaaactaaaattGGATCGGATATGAATTAGATAccagcatatccatatctatatttattttatcttacgaatacaaatataaatataaatattatttatatataaaaatttatatctatatttattttaaaaaaaattatagatataattacaaatataatttagataattaaattttatgacttcaaaaaatagaagataaatcaaattaataatatttttatatgattatatatatattttttatatctatatctatttttctaCTGTCTATATCTAAATTGattcaaatatgaaaaaaaatttaaataaataatatccataccactTTTAATCCTTCATAATTTTGTCATGTAGatttatttgaataaaaaattatataaatcttATGTAAAACtgaatgatcaaattttttttttaaaattttatatttcatcgaatcaaattaatcaaattataaacATTCTCCGTATATGTTCTAAATCTAATACGTGATGTATTTCCGAATCTGTATTTTCTAATTCTATCACCAATAAGTTACTGAGATTCATGCAAACTGGCTCATCCATCTATCAATAAATGCATAAATCTAGTAACGAATGAAAAAGTAATATTATTAGACCATAAGTTCTTTATTTAATTTTCATGGTAGTTCGGGCTACTAAATATCtccataaaagaaaataaaattgaacTCCAGAAGTCTAAACAAAGAAACATGAGACATCCCCATTGACTAATACTAATTAAAGAAACATTAGACAGCCTTACTGCAACCATTGACTAATACTAATTTTAAAGCAAAGGACAATTAACAACCAGTCCCTGAAAAGTTCCAACTCATAAAAAACTGGAGACAACAAAAAAAACATTGGAGCAACCTAAAGCTCCAAGTACGAGCATGCAGCAACAACCAAAGCAATCATAGCCGTCATGATAGAGATTGGGAGCCTCCCAGCAGTAGACGACTCATTTTCTGAATATGACTCTGCTGGAGCTGGGCCTGGCGGCAGCGACGGCGGCCCTGCTGATGGTGAAGGTGGTGTCGTTGGACAGGGTGGTTTCTTTGATGGCGGCGCAGAATATGGTGGAGGAACAGCTGGAGAATGTGGTGGCGGCACGGCCGGAGAATGTGGTGGCGGTGACTTTGGTGTTGGAGAAGGCAATGGAGTTGGTTTCGATGGTGGTGGAGGCACCGGAGTTGACTTTGGTGGCGAGGGTGGTGCCGGAGTTGGAGTTGGTGGTCTCTTGGGTGGTGCAGGCGTTGGCTTTGGAGGTGGAGCTGAATTCAAATATAGAAAAATACAACGAAATTAAGCAATTGTTATTCAAAGAATATTGTGAGCAATAGCAGCTTATAATCAGAATCAAATGTGAGATTGCTGTAAGTTGttcaaagaaagaaaacctacaTTTCGTCGTTGATTATATAGTCAATACATGCAGACATGAATTTCCATATAGTATattaaaatgcaaaaaaaaaaaagaaaaaaaaaatcacagaaTAGGGTATGATGGCAAGGTGCTTAAATGTAGTCACGTACCGGGGACTGGGACACTTGGAGGTGTTGGAACTGAAACAACAAATAGAAGCAGAACGTATCAATCAAACCAAAAAATTAAAATGTTGTCTAGGAATAGCAGAACAACGAAGAAATATATATAATACAGCAACAATGGATAAACAATTAAATAATAAACGCCATCAAATCAGTAAGAAATGAAAACTTTGTAAACTTGaagtttttttaatattaatggtCCTCTTTATCAGAAGAAATCACTTGCTCAGGTAAATGATATTCAAAGTGATTATTACTGCCTATGCTCCAATCGCTTACAAAATTGATCTTCTATTCTTCTTGTTCATCTGATCTACATAAAAATTATCACCTCACAGAAGGATTCTTTGTATCCAAATGTTCAAATCCAACAGTCTAAACGGTAAATTGATCATAACACATCATATTACAACACCAAGTGAAAACAGATCAAAAAGATGATTCAGATTTATGAAGTACAGAGTTCTCATATATTAATAATTCTCACTGTAATGACCCTAATAATGCCTGTCAGGAAGTCGCAGATAAACTTTGATCATGAAACATAGGTAAGTACGTACCACCACAATCTCCTACTGAGTCTTTGATCGAACAAGCTGCCGGTAGACCGACAGCCCGTTTCATGTCAAGAACAATCCCCATTTGGATTGCTTCCTGAAGGGCAGCACAGAGACATGTCGGGCTTATCTTCACGACACTCGACACACCTTCACAGCACTCTTTGTCAGGCCACCTCTGCTTGCTCCCCACGCACACGTATGGCAAGCATTCCATCATGTCCATGACGACATCATCACAGTTCATCGATGACGCCGGAGGCGGAGAGGAGGAGGCGGTGGCGGCCGAGAGGGCCAAGGTGGCGAGGAGAGAGACCACCCACACGAGCCTAGCCATTGTGGTGGTGGTGTTGGTCGAGGAGATGAAGAGAAGGGAGGAATGGATAGGAGGAGCGATGAGAGGTTTGGGCTTTGGGGATACATATATAGGATGGAATATTTATAAGCAGGGAGGGAGGATCCTAACGGTATTAGGTGCTAAACAGTTCGATTGGATTTGGACTCTCTGTTGGCTGGCGTTTATCTTCTGGGATCTAATCTAGTATTAGCTTAACTGTGTAAATTGTGGGGTCTTTTGTTTTTGAATTACCTGCATTTGGTTACATTTGACGAGATTCGAACTTAAACAGAAGAGGGAAAATCCGAACAAGTTGTGATCTTCTAGAGCCGTCTTGGGTGGATGGTGCATGCGTTCCAGTAAAACTAGAGAGGGTTCGATTTTCAGCACGACTCTGAAAGCTTGCTGCTTGCTTGATCAGTAAAGTTGAATGAATAAAAATAGATATGCATGGCATGACTTCAATCAGAGACGGCAATTTTAGCCGGCCTAGCAGGAATCCAATCCAATTTGAATGAAGTAGATTTTATCTAACCTGTTTAAACTCGAAAGCGAGTATAGATTTTTGATATAATATCTGAAGCGAATTTGGATTGGATACAGATAACGATATAcctatatcaatataatataatcttaATCCACACTCACTTCAATTCACTCTAGTAGATGATTGTGGTTACAGCCCCATTTGCTTAGGTCCTTTCTCCCATGCTTTacctaataatttattattattgaaacttaaaaaatatatatattttataaaaaccaCAATAAcccattatttttatttattttatctataagtctTCAACTAATTTGAATTGTACATAAATTGATTCTTATTAGCATATATTGTAATTAttaatgtatattaaaattctctCAATGTGAACCAAGAATTGGATCACAAAAAAATGAATCATAAGCTTCTCTCATTTATATAGCAACTATGATCCCATTAATTATAGTTATAAGCTATAATTTTTCAATCCGACTTGATCTGATCCGATTTATCTTGTCTATCTCACTCGACCAGCCACTTGCCCCCGTTAACTCTATCCAAACCGATATGGTGTGGGATGGGCAtgggcataaaatttttaattataaaataggtACGATTGTTGGCTGACCCATTAGTTATCCCAACAGTTTAACTCCATGGACGCCACTAGCAACCAGGAATGTAGATTTATATGCAAGAAAAATAGTTGAGCAAATTAGTCCACAAATGTACCATGGATAAAATAATAACAGcaacaataattataataataccaTTGTACTCTTCCAACCCTTTTTCTTTTCATGGGTCCGTTCTTGGGCCCTTTTTCATCCACAGAGCACAGTGATAAGAACATGTTGCAAGCATATGATGGATCTAGCATAAATCGATGACTACAAGAAACACGTATCTTCTCTTTCGCTAGTTTTTGCTTTGATTCCTTCGTACAATCCCTCGAAAGATAATTCTATAGGAGACTCCTGAAGCATTTTTCTTCCTTAAATTGGTTGTCCTGTTGCCTCAAAATGGTGACTGGTGGAGAAAAAGAAACTCTAGACCTTCTCCTCTTTCTTActtcttcttgttgtttttttatttatgaaaatCGACTGCAGACCCGATTTGCATCACTTGTTttgctttctttttatttttgaaattcaaaatccgATATAAGAAAGATGCGTAGTTcaattatttctatttttattttttaaagtgaccaccaaaatttattaaaaaatgaaAGTAAAATAGTTTTTACTTTTACTA
This genomic window from Elaeis guineensis isolate ETL-2024a chromosome 13, EG11, whole genome shotgun sequence contains:
- the LOC105032994 gene encoding chlorophyll a-b binding protein CP24 10A, chloroplastic-like, producing the protein MAMASTSAVVVQGLSTPFLSGSRSTGRTLLNAAIGGKSAVTGSSRRLLVVAAAAPKKSWIPFVKGGGNLIDPEWLDGSLPGDYGFDPLGLGKDPAFLKWYREAELIHGRWAMAAVVGIFVGQAWSGVPWFEAGADPGAIAPFSFGSLLGTQLLLMGWVESKRWVDFFNPESQSVEWATPWSRTAENFANATGDQGYPGGKFFDPLSLAGTIKDGVYVPDVEKLERLKVAEIKHARIAMLAMLIFYFEAAQGKTPLGALGL
- the LOC105033031 gene encoding non-specific lipid transfer protein GPI-anchored 4-like, which produces MARLVWVVSLLATLALSAATASSSPPPASSMNCDDVVMDMMECLPYVCVGSKQRWPDKECCEGVSSVVKISPTCLCAALQEAIQMGIVLDMKRAVGLPAACSIKDSVGDCGVPTPPSVPVPGT